The proteins below are encoded in one region of Fibrella aestuarina BUZ 2:
- a CDS encoding metal-dependent transcriptional regulator, with protein sequence MPTQSPTEENYLKAIYAISNRQDGEEVSTNALAEMTATRAASVTDMLKRLADKGLIHYRRYQGVRLTDEGERRALRIIRRHRLWEVFLVEKLGFGWDEVHDMAEDLEHVRSDELVARLDTFLGNPQFDPHGDPIPTPTGQMPRTGYRPLADLNPGDEATMMGVLDHSTAFLQHLAQCGLVLGCPVKVSEINAFDRSMRVTIDAHPALFISYDVAKNLLMK encoded by the coding sequence ATGCCGACGCAGTCGCCCACGGAAGAAAACTACCTGAAAGCTATCTACGCCATTTCAAACCGGCAGGATGGGGAAGAGGTGAGCACCAATGCACTGGCCGAAATGACCGCCACCCGCGCGGCCTCCGTCACCGACATGCTCAAGCGGCTGGCCGACAAGGGGTTGATTCATTACCGTCGGTATCAGGGCGTGCGCCTGACCGACGAAGGCGAGCGCCGGGCATTGCGGATTATCCGGCGGCACCGGCTGTGGGAGGTGTTCCTGGTCGAAAAGCTGGGGTTTGGCTGGGATGAGGTGCACGACATGGCCGAGGACCTCGAACACGTACGGTCCGATGAATTGGTGGCCCGCCTCGATACGTTTCTGGGCAACCCGCAGTTTGATCCGCACGGCGACCCTATCCCGACCCCAACCGGCCAAATGCCCCGCACCGGCTACCGCCCGCTGGCCGACCTCAACCCCGGCGACGAAGCGACCATGATGGGCGTGCTGGATCATTCCACCGCGTTTCTGCAGCACTTGGCGCAGTGCGGGCTGGTGCTGGGGTGTCCTGTTAAAGTTTCTGAAATCAATGCCTTCGACCGGTCGATGCGGGTGACTATTGACGCCCATCCGGCGTTATTCATAAGCTACGACGTAGCGAAAAATCTGTTAATGAAATAA
- a CDS encoding LptF/LptG family permease, translating to MKKLDWYILKRFLQTYFFVVLLIVLIVCVVDYTEKVDDFRKRAAPGAAILFDYYLNFIPHWANMISPLMVFIATVFLTSQLAARSEIIAILSSGVSFVRLLYPYVLGATILAALSYYMVNYLIPKANKTRIAFELKYTKDAYTYTGRNVHMKVAPNVYAYLESYNNLNNTGYKFTLEEVKDNQLRQKLSADRIEWDTKKGKWAIYDYQVRRFDTDQRESLTPGTRIDSTLNLKPSDFDSDFSLFETLTKPELDNYINLINSRGADGVQIYLLEKYSRDTRPFAIIILTVIGVIMSARKSRRGVGWQVALGFILAFVYILFYMLAKGVAEGGTIDPLLAVWLPNIVFSGIGVLLYNTIPR from the coding sequence ATGAAAAAGTTAGACTGGTATATCCTGAAACGCTTTTTGCAGACCTACTTCTTTGTGGTGCTGCTGATCGTGTTGATTGTCTGCGTCGTTGATTACACCGAAAAAGTCGATGACTTCCGGAAACGAGCCGCTCCAGGCGCGGCCATTCTGTTCGACTATTACCTAAACTTCATTCCGCACTGGGCCAACATGATCAGCCCGCTGATGGTGTTTATCGCGACGGTTTTCCTGACTTCGCAACTGGCCGCCCGCAGTGAGATCATCGCCATCCTGAGCAGTGGCGTAAGCTTTGTCAGGCTGTTGTACCCGTATGTGCTGGGGGCCACGATCCTGGCGGCGTTGAGCTATTACATGGTGAACTACCTCATCCCGAAGGCCAACAAGACCCGCATCGCCTTCGAGTTGAAATACACCAAAGACGCCTACACCTACACCGGCCGAAATGTGCACATGAAGGTGGCGCCGAACGTGTATGCCTATCTGGAAAGCTATAACAACCTGAATAACACGGGTTATAAGTTCACGCTCGAAGAGGTGAAGGATAACCAGCTAAGGCAGAAGCTCTCGGCCGACCGTATCGAGTGGGACACCAAGAAAGGCAAATGGGCCATCTACGACTACCAGGTACGTCGGTTCGACACCGATCAGCGCGAATCGCTCACGCCCGGCACTCGCATCGACTCGACGCTCAACCTGAAACCGTCTGATTTCGACTCTGACTTCAGCCTGTTCGAAACGCTGACCAAACCCGAACTCGACAATTACATCAACCTCATCAACAGCCGCGGGGCCGACGGGGTGCAGATTTACCTGCTCGAAAAATACAGCCGCGACACCCGCCCCTTCGCCATCATCATCCTGACGGTAATCGGCGTGATTATGTCGGCGCGAAAAAGCCGCCGGGGTGTGGGTTGGCAGGTGGCGCTAGGGTTCATTCTGGCGTTTGTCTACATTCTCTTCTACATGCTGGCCAAGGGCGTGGCCGAAGGTGGCACTATTGATCCGCTGCTGGCCGTCTGGTTACCCAATATTGTCTTTTCGGGAATCGGCGTACTGCTGTACAATACCATTCCGAGGTAA
- a CDS encoding DMT family transporter codes for MLKHYLHLHFIVLIWGFTAILGLLLEPLGAPALVVIRTGLAAAGLWAVLRFWKSSESNVPNPATYPRDRWVLLAVGGLIAIHWFAFFWAARLANASVCLAGMATSSLWASILEPLILKRRVKLIEVVLGAVVMSGLYLIFRFEFDKVAGLAVAVFSAMLAALFTIINSRFTNRYSSLVIAQREMGGAFLTSLLLTAVYVAVAHPPLHELTLQRPGQWLWMAVLAFVCTVYAYTAGVGLLRKFSPYMAILTVNLEPVYGILLAVLIFGNSERMTGGFYAGTLVILLAVLSYPFLVREQRADTLETGADPLD; via the coding sequence ATGCTCAAACATTACCTGCATCTTCATTTTATTGTCCTGATCTGGGGCTTCACGGCCATACTGGGGCTGTTGCTTGAACCATTGGGGGCGCCCGCCCTCGTCGTCATCCGCACCGGGCTGGCGGCGGCGGGACTCTGGGCGGTGCTGCGGTTCTGGAAATCATCGGAGAGCAACGTACCCAACCCCGCCACGTACCCACGCGACCGCTGGGTGCTGCTGGCCGTAGGCGGTCTGATCGCCATCCACTGGTTTGCCTTTTTCTGGGCGGCGCGGCTGGCCAACGCGTCAGTTTGTCTGGCGGGTATGGCTACCAGTTCCTTGTGGGCGTCTATCCTGGAGCCATTGATCCTGAAACGCCGCGTGAAACTCATCGAGGTGGTGCTGGGCGCCGTGGTCATGTCGGGCCTGTATTTGATCTTCCGGTTCGAGTTCGATAAGGTGGCCGGGCTGGCGGTGGCGGTGTTTTCGGCCATGCTGGCGGCGCTCTTCACCATCATCAACAGCCGATTTACCAACCGGTATAGTTCGCTGGTCATTGCCCAGCGCGAAATGGGCGGCGCCTTCCTGACGTCGCTGCTCCTAACGGCCGTTTACGTGGCCGTAGCCCATCCGCCGCTACACGAACTAACCCTGCAACGGCCCGGCCAATGGCTGTGGATGGCGGTGCTGGCTTTCGTCTGTACGGTCTATGCTTACACGGCGGGCGTGGGTCTGCTGCGTAAGTTTTCGCCGTACATGGCTATTTTGACTGTTAATTTGGAGCCGGTTTATGGCATTTTGCTGGCGGTCTTGATCTTTGGCAACAGCGAACGCATGACGGGCGGCTTCTACGCGGGCACGCTGGTGATCCTGCTGGCCGTGCTGAGTTACCCCTTTCTGGTCCGCGAGCAACGCGCTGACACACTCGAAACCGGGGCCGACCCGCTGGACTGA
- a CDS encoding DUF6056 family protein → MTSPLLARLLPFAAYGLFALVFVPLLALSAFNHASAADDYCFADTAVKYGFWQAQTFYYNGWTGRYFSNFLVHGSPLVWGWYGGYRFIPALAATGWVWAAYLFVGELLRGLIAPASVRRVSVSLTAILFFLYILALSSVVEGFFWLAAVTVYTVPTALMLYWGAVMLRWYRQSPGTLRTLTGVWAGVLVFFIAGCGETHMLLLLGILAAAGFWVLLRDRRLDWRLAAMFVVAVISAWLVIRAPGNAVRMSGGVTAGSVPTALKLSLLWLAKNVPGWLIRTPLLPLSALWLLLGGRNLREGGRPNAFVNLPFWYAALVVAGLLLATVLPSFYATQFITDRAVNVTYAVFLLGWLYLLTTQLARAQQLSTGTYLPVLLGVTAIWVLFGIWRSQPVKLMYSDLLKGKAAAYDREMTERHNRLIQPPVADTLRLAPLTVAPATLYVEDMRDSPTHWWNRCQSGYYQHKAIIIDSTLRAPAASL, encoded by the coding sequence ATGACGTCTCCGCTACTGGCCCGCCTGCTTCCGTTTGCCGCCTACGGACTGTTTGCCCTTGTTTTTGTCCCGCTGCTGGCGCTTTCGGCGTTCAACCACGCGTCGGCGGCCGACGATTACTGCTTTGCGGATACGGCGGTGAAATATGGTTTCTGGCAGGCGCAAACGTTTTACTACAACGGCTGGACGGGGCGTTACTTCTCAAATTTTCTGGTGCACGGCAGCCCGCTCGTCTGGGGCTGGTACGGTGGGTACCGGTTCATTCCGGCACTGGCCGCAACGGGCTGGGTGTGGGCCGCCTACCTGTTTGTCGGCGAACTGCTGCGTGGGCTCATCGCTCCGGCTTCGGTACGTCGGGTGAGCGTCAGCCTGACGGCCATCTTGTTCTTCCTGTATATTCTGGCCCTGTCGAGTGTGGTAGAAGGGTTTTTCTGGCTGGCCGCCGTGACCGTCTACACCGTCCCGACGGCGCTGATGCTCTACTGGGGAGCTGTGATGCTGCGCTGGTATCGGCAATCGCCAGGTACGTTGCGTACGCTAACTGGTGTCTGGGCGGGCGTGCTCGTCTTTTTCATTGCGGGCTGCGGCGAAACGCACATGCTGCTGCTGCTGGGCATCCTGGCGGCGGCGGGTTTCTGGGTACTGTTGCGCGACCGTCGGCTTGATTGGCGGCTGGCGGCCATGTTTGTGGTGGCGGTTATTTCGGCCTGGCTGGTGATCCGGGCACCGGGTAACGCCGTTCGGATGAGCGGCGGTGTTACGGCGGGTAGCGTGCCGACGGCGCTGAAACTGTCCTTACTCTGGCTGGCGAAGAACGTACCTGGCTGGCTGATTCGGACGCCGCTGTTGCCCCTATCGGCCTTGTGGCTGCTGCTGGGCGGGCGCAACCTGCGCGAAGGAGGGCGACCCAACGCCTTCGTCAACCTGCCGTTCTGGTACGCGGCACTGGTGGTGGCAGGCCTGTTGCTAGCGACCGTGCTGCCGTCGTTCTACGCCACCCAATTCATCACCGACCGGGCTGTCAACGTCACCTACGCCGTTTTTCTGCTGGGCTGGCTTTACCTGCTTACGACCCAACTGGCCCGCGCTCAGCAGCTGTCGACGGGTACGTACCTGCCCGTGTTGCTGGGCGTAACGGCGATCTGGGTGCTGTTTGGTATCTGGCGTAGTCAGCCCGTCAAGCTGATGTATAGCGATCTGTTGAAAGGGAAGGCTGCGGCCTATGACCGTGAAATGACCGAGCGCCACAACCGACTCATTCAGCCGCCCGTGGCCGATACGCTGCGGCTGGCCCCCCTGACCGTGGCCCCAGCGACGCTCTACGTAGAAGATATGCGCGACAGCCCAACGCACTGGTGGAATCGCTGCCAGTCGGGCTATTACCAACATAAAGCCATCATCATCGATTCAACGCTCCGCGCGCCGGCTGCTTCGTTATGA
- a CDS encoding glycosyltransferase, whose product MTNPVCIIIPCYNEADRLPAEAFLTYLTAHSDVSFCFVNDGSRDGTADVLARLQQQMPRQVDVLNLTANQGKAGAVRAGMQHTLPKGYTYLGYFDADLATPLTAIDDLRRVLDQQPDCRLVMGSRIKHLGVNIQRKAFRHYVGRIIATFISLILNLPVYDSQCGAKLMRRDVVDAIFRDPFISPWLFDVELLARLIGVYGRPNLPGKLLEFPLREWIEQADSRISPTYMFRMWAELYRIYRTYNHLR is encoded by the coding sequence ATGACCAACCCCGTTTGCATCATTATTCCGTGCTATAACGAAGCCGACCGACTGCCCGCCGAGGCCTTTCTAACATACCTGACTGCCCACTCCGACGTATCGTTCTGCTTTGTGAACGACGGCAGCCGCGATGGGACGGCCGACGTACTGGCTCGCCTGCAACAGCAAATGCCCCGGCAGGTCGACGTGCTCAACCTGACCGCCAATCAGGGCAAGGCCGGGGCCGTGCGGGCGGGCATGCAACACACCTTACCCAAAGGGTACACGTATCTGGGCTATTTCGACGCGGATCTGGCCACGCCCCTGACCGCCATCGACGACCTGCGACGGGTGCTCGATCAACAGCCCGATTGTCGGCTGGTGATGGGTTCGCGCATCAAGCACCTGGGCGTCAATATTCAACGAAAGGCGTTTCGGCACTACGTGGGACGCATCATCGCTACCTTCATTAGCCTCATCCTGAACCTGCCCGTGTATGATTCGCAGTGCGGGGCCAAACTGATGCGCCGCGATGTGGTCGACGCCATCTTTCGCGACCCATTTATCAGCCCGTGGCTGTTCGACGTGGAACTGCTGGCCCGGCTAATTGGCGTCTACGGTCGCCCGAATCTGCCAGGTAAACTGCTGGAATTTCCGCTGCGGGAATGGATCGAGCAGGCCGATTCGCGCATCAGTCCTACCTACATGTTCCGCATGTGGGCCGAACTTTACCGCATCTACCGCACCTATAATCACCTGCGCTAA
- a CDS encoding T9SS type A sorting domain-containing protein, whose amino-acid sequence MSFTVVGPFDVGNQFKVTFHDNNGSVAVVTDNVSALGGSIRIPDKIRAGEAYRIQVSSTRPEVGSNFVDFQANTIPSARLLTPAADVTLNPGDPLPLAVSLSGGGPYTLQFTDGQQRTIDNVFQATVTVFPTESKTYQLATVGNNCGVSGTSGAIPVTVRSAGLLVSRLSTTEPCAGQPLLVYYSTDRPLPANTPFRADFLPVTGNGPTYSTSVSATESPIRLIVPANVATSGAYRLRLTSDVANVSAYYRDQYDPVASLVMIRRAPTVRLAGGNTTINFGQTAQLRATIVGLGGGFVAFTDGSERPFMAYEEGADQTIAVQPRQTTTYTVQRVSSGCAAAGAEAGSGSTTVTVRTGYRIDSLSSTLVCTGQPFQVYFTTNEGTISTNVAEYSLRGAARVSGDQLQAGTIDFVVQRVVAGAQPNTGILTAIARPLPDNYLTDPTYNRDGALGAGQFFCQLARNGNAGNVYGQPLAVATPPRLLLRSASQTLDRPQLTYLLADLASQGGPTELTLSDGSRQTVSGLIDFSQKASTVLVEALANQTGTFSVASVQNSCGVGVAQGSAQVRVLGDTTAIFMRPIPAILCGANTVSVAFTTKGNVPANTTYRVEIMEDDGLFKGRYLGAGTASPIVVTIPVGYTLFNRVQVRVVTSSPVAGTNVLASAARPFTYIDPTQAVRLSYGGFGATETVIRPGDAVPLRLTTTSNSNVPVELTLSDGTRGTFTGAGTDVLVRPTQTTTYTIRSVQNGCGAARGTGTVTVRVQPFIWQPQLQQTAYCEGDSLGVFVVTQGTVPANMTHSLQLLVNDNVVQTLPARLAGNRLTSSLPSSLTLNQSYAVRVLSNAGGDQFYSQPTASSFRFYRIPRLQLTPPNNQTAVVLEANQNSVNVQLTDPSGTPTVLPRPYQYRINDQFYSPIATLPTTVPLFANSARPTSYSVSGVYDSYCGFGVATGSVRVSFKPGLRALAVNKAQFCRNGDQATVAYEVAGDFAATDRFTVFLTSTSGNRIRVAESANAIDRLTFPINASIPSGTYLVSLVSSVTGLPGFDNTPTIVVGDVPSVVIAGGNAIQYPDQPVTVGVRVASGFLPVSVTFTNGTVQTLNTADNTLTFSPQQSSTYQVARVSNSCGVGSATGSVSVTVLPNATNELRVTTISPTNGLQGICQGGTVLVTFEAKGAFGAGNTYTVYLSDTTGLNYQPLPTRLVSANTLSVTLPANVAGAGYRLRIGASNPAVLGSSSTILTIRPGLVATIAGPTQAYVNELVPIVITLNNSGPWSLTLTNSVYGMEVLTINESPFFYRVRPDATTTYTLQSVFNLQCGLGRATGSLTLTVVNPLAVDPSLPIRATVAPNPTQGQVRVWGPLPMAQRLSLHLTDMQGRALWQRDLGTLTSLDHEVDLSNLPAGQYLLSVVGDAGQTVFKVVKQ is encoded by the coding sequence GTGAGCTTTACTGTCGTGGGGCCGTTTGACGTAGGGAACCAGTTCAAAGTCACGTTTCATGATAACAATGGATCGGTCGCCGTTGTCACCGACAATGTGTCGGCGCTGGGTGGCAGCATCCGTATTCCCGATAAAATACGGGCAGGAGAGGCCTATCGGATTCAGGTATCATCGACGAGGCCGGAGGTGGGCAGCAACTTTGTCGATTTTCAGGCCAACACCATCCCCTCGGCCCGCTTGTTGACACCGGCCGCCGACGTGACCCTTAATCCGGGCGATCCGCTGCCGCTCGCCGTTAGCCTAAGCGGCGGCGGACCTTATACGCTTCAGTTTACCGACGGTCAGCAGCGAACCATCGACAATGTCTTCCAGGCAACGGTGACGGTGTTTCCGACAGAAAGCAAAACCTACCAATTAGCCACGGTGGGCAATAATTGCGGCGTCAGCGGCACGAGCGGGGCCATTCCCGTAACGGTGCGGTCGGCGGGTCTGTTGGTTTCGCGGTTATCGACGACCGAACCCTGCGCCGGGCAACCGTTGCTCGTGTATTACTCCACCGATCGGCCGTTGCCAGCCAATACGCCCTTTCGGGCCGATTTTCTTCCCGTAACCGGCAATGGACCCACTTACAGTACCTCCGTCTCGGCCACGGAGAGCCCGATACGCCTCATTGTCCCGGCTAACGTGGCGACATCGGGGGCCTATCGGCTCCGGCTTACGTCGGATGTTGCCAACGTGTCGGCTTATTACCGCGATCAGTACGATCCCGTTGCCAGTCTGGTTATGATTCGGCGGGCGCCAACGGTCCGGTTAGCGGGTGGTAATACGACCATCAATTTTGGTCAGACGGCGCAGTTACGCGCCACCATCGTGGGGTTGGGCGGCGGCTTTGTGGCCTTTACCGACGGCAGCGAACGACCCTTTATGGCCTATGAAGAAGGAGCCGACCAGACCATTGCCGTGCAACCGCGCCAGACGACGACCTACACCGTTCAGCGCGTGAGCAGCGGCTGCGCGGCGGCGGGTGCTGAGGCGGGGAGCGGGAGTACCACCGTGACCGTCCGGACCGGCTACCGCATTGACTCCCTGTCGAGCACATTGGTGTGTACGGGGCAGCCGTTTCAGGTGTATTTTACGACCAACGAAGGGACTATTTCGACCAATGTAGCCGAATACAGCCTGCGTGGGGCGGCGCGCGTCAGCGGTGATCAGCTACAGGCGGGCACCATCGACTTTGTGGTGCAACGGGTGGTGGCCGGTGCCCAGCCCAACACCGGTATCCTGACGGCCATTGCGCGCCCCTTACCCGATAACTACCTGACCGACCCCACGTATAACCGCGACGGCGCCTTGGGAGCCGGGCAGTTTTTTTGCCAGCTTGCCCGCAATGGCAATGCTGGCAACGTGTATGGCCAGCCGTTGGCCGTGGCCACACCGCCGCGCCTGCTACTTCGTTCCGCCTCGCAAACCCTCGACCGGCCGCAACTGACCTACCTGCTCGCCGATCTGGCCAGCCAGGGCGGCCCAACCGAGCTTACCCTCTCCGACGGATCCCGGCAAACCGTATCCGGGTTGATCGACTTTTCGCAGAAAGCCAGTACCGTGCTCGTCGAAGCGCTGGCCAATCAGACAGGTACGTTCAGCGTCGCATCGGTACAAAATAGCTGCGGGGTGGGCGTTGCGCAGGGAAGCGCACAGGTACGGGTGCTGGGCGACACAACGGCCATTTTCATGCGCCCGATTCCCGCCATCCTCTGCGGAGCCAACACCGTATCGGTCGCGTTTACGACGAAAGGCAATGTACCGGCCAATACCACGTATCGGGTCGAGATTATGGAAGACGACGGCCTGTTTAAAGGGCGATATCTGGGGGCAGGTACGGCCAGCCCCATCGTGGTCACGATCCCGGTTGGGTATACGCTGTTCAACCGGGTCCAGGTACGGGTCGTGACCAGCAGCCCGGTGGCGGGAACGAATGTGCTGGCCAGCGCCGCCCGGCCGTTTACGTACATCGACCCGACCCAGGCCGTGCGGCTGAGTTACGGCGGATTTGGGGCGACCGAAACCGTAATCCGCCCCGGCGATGCCGTCCCCTTGCGCCTGACCACCACCTCAAACAGCAACGTACCTGTGGAGCTCACCCTCTCCGACGGCACACGCGGCACGTTCACGGGGGCGGGTACCGATGTGCTCGTACGCCCCACCCAAACCACGACCTACACCATCCGATCGGTGCAAAACGGTTGCGGCGCGGCCAGGGGCACGGGTACGGTCACGGTGCGGGTGCAGCCGTTCATCTGGCAACCGCAGTTGCAGCAAACAGCTTACTGCGAAGGCGATTCGCTGGGCGTTTTTGTGGTTACCCAGGGGACGGTTCCGGCCAACATGACCCATTCGTTGCAGCTGCTGGTCAACGACAATGTCGTGCAGACACTACCGGCGCGCCTCGCGGGCAACCGGCTCACCAGCAGCTTACCCAGTTCGCTTACGCTCAATCAAAGCTATGCCGTGCGGGTGCTGTCCAACGCTGGTGGCGACCAGTTTTACAGTCAGCCGACTGCCAGTTCATTTCGGTTTTATCGGATTCCGCGCCTCCAGTTGACGCCGCCCAACAACCAGACGGCGGTGGTGCTTGAAGCCAACCAGAACAGCGTCAACGTGCAGCTCACTGACCCGTCGGGAACGCCAACCGTGTTGCCTCGCCCCTACCAGTACCGCATCAACGACCAGTTTTATTCGCCCATCGCTACGCTGCCGACTACGGTACCGCTATTTGCCAACAGCGCCCGACCGACGTCGTACAGCGTGTCGGGCGTGTATGATTCATATTGCGGGTTTGGTGTGGCGACGGGCAGTGTGCGGGTCTCGTTTAAGCCAGGACTACGGGCGTTGGCCGTCAACAAAGCGCAGTTTTGCCGCAACGGCGATCAGGCCACGGTGGCCTACGAAGTCGCGGGTGATTTTGCGGCAACCGATCGGTTCACGGTCTTCCTCACCAGCACTAGTGGCAACCGCATCCGGGTGGCGGAGTCGGCCAACGCCATCGACCGGCTTACCTTCCCGATTAATGCCAGCATCCCGTCGGGTACGTATCTGGTCTCGCTGGTCTCGTCGGTAACGGGCCTGCCGGGCTTCGATAACACACCGACGATTGTGGTAGGCGACGTACCCAGCGTGGTCATTGCGGGCGGTAATGCCATTCAGTACCCCGACCAGCCCGTGACGGTGGGCGTGCGGGTGGCCAGTGGCTTTCTGCCCGTCTCGGTAACGTTTACTAACGGCACGGTGCAGACGCTCAACACGGCCGACAACACGCTTACGTTTTCGCCCCAGCAGAGCAGCACGTATCAGGTGGCGCGGGTGAGCAACAGTTGCGGCGTGGGGTCGGCCACGGGGTCGGTCTCGGTGACGGTCCTGCCCAACGCGACGAATGAGCTTCGCGTGACCACCATCAGCCCAACGAATGGCCTGCAAGGCATCTGCCAGGGTGGTACGGTGCTGGTGACGTTTGAGGCGAAAGGCGCGTTCGGTGCTGGCAACACCTACACGGTGTACCTTTCCGACACGACCGGCCTCAACTACCAGCCGCTGCCGACCCGACTCGTTTCGGCCAACACGTTGTCGGTTACTCTGCCCGCCAACGTCGCGGGGGCCGGGTATCGGCTGCGCATCGGGGCCAGCAATCCGGCCGTACTAGGTTCGTCGAGCACTATCCTGACCATCCGGCCGGGGCTGGTGGCGACCATTGCCGGGCCCACGCAGGCGTATGTGAATGAGCTAGTGCCGATTGTGATTACGCTCAACAACAGCGGGCCGTGGTCATTGACGCTGACCAACAGCGTTTATGGTATGGAAGTGCTGACCATCAACGAGTCACCGTTTTTCTACCGCGTTCGGCCCGACGCCACCACGACGTATACCTTACAGAGTGTCTTCAACTTGCAATGCGGGCTTGGCCGCGCTACCGGTAGCCTGACGCTAACGGTCGTGAACCCACTCGCGGTTGACCCAAGTTTGCCCATTCGGGCGACGGTAGCGCCTAACCCAACGCAGGGTCAGGTACGTGTCTGGGGGCCTTTGCCCATGGCGCAACGCCTGTCGCTCCACCTCACCGATATGCAGGGGCGGGCCCTCTGGCAGCGCGATCTGGGTACGTTAACGAGCCTCGACCACGAGGTCGACCTGAGCAACCTTCCCGCCGGTCAATACCTGCTCAGCGTGGTTGGCGACGCGGGCCAAACGGTATTTAAAGTGGTGAAACAGTAA
- a CDS encoding OmpA family protein, giving the protein MAVNLIDMAKSYLTDAVISRISNSLGESPEGTQKAVVGALPLFLSSLISRSSTPEGAGFLSRLLQQAMPSATTSATVDANDPDTLMQRGSGLVDSLFGPSSNLVSGVLSQYAGVKTSSASSLLGLAGSLITGALGRQVASPNGGFDVSRIMGLLGDQKDSIAAAMPSGLSALLGNVPGLGSLTSGLAGATGAVGSTLAGAGAAAASAFGNKPSSTPVSTPAYADDDNRAGGFNFWPWVLAALAAGLIYYFVRGCGDKPTDATTTTTSTVNDTTSAAVQDATATVDTAQAAMEAMADTASSAIANAASNAAAALGAFGAKKLPDGVELNIPANGIESKLIAFIEDASKPVDKTTWFNFDRLLYETASAKLKPESREQLQNIAAILKAYPAVNLKIGGYTDNTGNAAANKKLSQDRAESAMKELVNLGVAASRLEAEGYGSEYPVASNATEEGRAQNRRTSCRVTKK; this is encoded by the coding sequence ATGGCAGTTAATCTGATTGACATGGCTAAGAGTTACCTGACCGACGCCGTTATTAGTCGTATCAGTAATTCATTGGGCGAAAGCCCCGAAGGCACACAAAAAGCAGTTGTTGGCGCACTGCCTCTGTTTCTGAGTAGCCTTATCTCGCGGAGCAGCACGCCGGAAGGCGCTGGTTTTCTGAGCCGCCTACTGCAGCAGGCCATGCCGTCGGCAACCACATCGGCGACCGTCGATGCCAACGACCCGGATACGCTCATGCAGCGGGGTAGCGGGCTTGTCGATTCCCTGTTCGGGCCAAGCAGCAACCTGGTGTCGGGCGTCTTATCTCAATATGCAGGTGTGAAAACCTCGTCGGCATCGAGCCTGCTGGGGTTGGCCGGGTCGCTCATCACCGGTGCGCTGGGCCGTCAGGTTGCTTCGCCGAATGGCGGTTTCGATGTGTCCCGAATCATGGGCCTGCTGGGCGATCAGAAGGACAGTATCGCTGCCGCCATGCCGTCGGGGCTATCGGCGCTGCTGGGCAACGTACCTGGCCTGGGTTCGCTTACCAGCGGTCTGGCGGGCGCAACGGGCGCTGTTGGGTCTACCCTGGCGGGTGCAGGTGCGGCAGCGGCTTCGGCGTTTGGCAACAAGCCCAGCAGCACGCCGGTCAGTACGCCCGCCTATGCCGATGACGATAATCGGGCCGGTGGGTTCAACTTCTGGCCGTGGGTACTGGCGGCGCTGGCGGCTGGTCTGATCTATTACTTCGTGCGGGGCTGTGGCGATAAACCGACCGACGCAACGACCACAACCACGTCGACCGTCAACGACACCACATCCGCTGCCGTGCAAGACGCTACGGCCACCGTCGATACGGCTCAGGCCGCCATGGAAGCCATGGCCGATACGGCAAGCAGCGCGATCGCCAATGCGGCGAGTAATGCCGCGGCCGCCTTGGGTGCGTTTGGTGCCAAAAAACTGCCCGATGGTGTGGAACTGAACATCCCGGCCAATGGCATTGAAAGCAAACTGATTGCCTTTATCGAAGACGCCAGCAAGCCTGTTGACAAAACCACCTGGTTCAACTTTGACCGGCTGCTGTATGAAACCGCCAGCGCCAAGCTGAAGCCTGAATCGCGCGAGCAGTTGCAGAATATTGCGGCCATTCTGAAAGCGTACCCCGCCGTGAACCTGAAAATCGGTGGCTACACCGATAACACCGGCAACGCGGCCGCCAACAAAAAACTGTCGCAGGATCGGGCCGAGTCAGCGATGAAAGAACTGGTTAATCTGGGCGTAGCGGCCAGCCGATTGGAGGCCGAAGGCTACGGCAGCGAGTATCCTGTGGCCAGCAACGCCACCGAAGAAGGTCGTGCGCAAAACCGCCGTACGTCTTGCCGGGTGACGAAAAAATAA
- a CDS encoding nuclear transport factor 2 family protein encodes MTASEACIRRYIDAYNRKDIDAMVACFTHDVVFRNISNGEITLELSGQPALRKQAQQAALLFSERQQTITALLTYGDFWEATIAYRGTFASGPNAGQTIELQGESRFFMENDLIAQLTDKS; translated from the coding sequence ATGACCGCCAGCGAAGCCTGCATCCGTCGGTACATCGACGCCTACAACCGGAAAGATATCGATGCCATGGTGGCCTGTTTTACCCACGATGTCGTGTTCCGAAACATCAGCAACGGCGAGATTACGCTCGAACTGAGCGGGCAACCGGCACTCCGCAAACAGGCGCAGCAAGCGGCCCTGCTGTTTAGTGAGCGCCAGCAGACCATCACCGCCCTGCTGACCTATGGCGATTTCTGGGAAGCCACCATTGCCTATCGGGGTACGTTTGCCAGCGGCCCCAATGCCGGCCAGACGATCGAGCTACAGGGTGAGTCGCGCTTTTTCATGGAAAACGACCTCATCGCCCAACTTACCGACAAGAGTTAG